One genomic window of Corythoichthys intestinalis isolate RoL2023-P3 chromosome 18, ASM3026506v1, whole genome shotgun sequence includes the following:
- the LOC130906469 gene encoding moesin-like isoform X1: protein MPKTISVRVTTMDAELEFAIQPTTTGKQLFDQVVKTIGLREVWYFGLQYQDTKGLSTWLKLNKKVTAQDVRKESPLLFKFRAKFFPEDVSEELIQDATQRLFFLQVKEGILNDDIYCPPETAVLLASYAVQAKYADYNKEVHTPGYLSNEHLLPQRVLDQHKLSKDQWEERIQVWHEEHKGMMREESMMEYLKIAQDLEMYGVNYFSIKNKKGTELWLGVDALGLNIYEQNDKMTPKIGFPWSEIRNISFNDKKFVIKPIDKKAPDFVFYAPRLRINKRILSLCMGNHELYMRRRKPDTIEVQQMKAQAREEKNLKKMERALLDNEKRKREAAEKEKEKIEKEKEELMERLKQIEEQTKKAQQELEEQTLRAMELELERKRAQEEAERLEADLKGAEDAKMALLQQSENQMKNQEHLATELAELTSKISLLEDSKKKKEDEANLWQEKATLVQQDLEKTKEELRNKVMAAHVQEPINTENEHDENDESSAEASAEFTSAAGYKDRSEEERMTEAEKNERLQKHLLALSSELANARDESKKTVNDMIHAENMRAGRDKYKTLRQIRSGNTKQRIDEFECM from the exons ATTAGTGTAAGAGTCACCACAATGGATGCGGAACTGGAGTTCGCCATTCAGCCCACAACAACAGGAAAGCAACTCTTTGACCAG GTGGTTAAAACCATCGGGCTACGAGAGGTGTGGTACTTTGGACTCCAGTACCAGGATACCAAGGGTTTATCCACATGGCTCAAGCTGAATAAGAAG GTGACGGCCCAAGACGTGAGGAAGGAAAGCCCGCTGCTCTTTAAGTTCCGCGCCAAGTTCTTCCCCGAGGATGTGTCCGAGGAGTTAATCCAGGATGCCACCCAGCGGCTCTTTTTCCTGCAGGTTAAGGAGGGAATCCTTAACGACGATATCTACTGCCCCCCGGAGACGGCCGTCCTCCTGGCTTCCTACGCCGTGCAGGCCAAGTACGCCGACTACAACAAGGAAGTCCACACGCCGGGCTATCTGTCCAACGAGCACCTGCTCCCTCAGAG AGTTCTGGACCAGCACAAACTCAGCAAGGACCAGTGGGAGGAGAGGATTCAAGTATGGCACGAAGAACACAAGGGAATGATGAG AGAGGAATCCATGATGGAGTATTTAAAGATCGCCCAAGACCTGGAGATGTACGGAGTCAACTACTTCAGCATCAAAAATAAGAAAGGAACAGAGTTGTGGCTGGGAGTGGATgctttgggacttaacatctaTGAACAGAATGACAA GATGACGCCCAAAATTGGATTCCCTTGGAGCGAAATCAGGAATATCTCCTTCAATGACAAGAAATTTGTCATCAAACCCATTGACAAGAAAGCTCCA GACTTTGTATTTTATGCGCCACGGCTGCGCATCAACAAGCGAATTCTCTCTCTATGCATGGGAAACCACGAGCTGTACATGCGCCGACGCAAACCCGACACCATTGAAGTGCAGCAGATGAAGGCTCAAGCTCGAGAAGAGAAGAACCTCAAAAAGATGGAACG AGCTCTCCTGGATAACGAAAAGAGGAAAAGGGAAGCTGCGGAAAAGGAAAAGGAGAAGATCGAGAAGGAAAAAGAAGAATTAATGGAGCGGTTAAAGCAGATCGAGGAGCAAACCAAAAAGGCCCAGCAAG AGCTGGAGGAGCAAACGCTGAGAGCTATGGAGTTGGAGCTGGAGAGGAAGCGAGCGCAGGAGGAGGCGGAGCGCCTGGAGGCGGATCTCAAAGGTGCCGAAGATGCCAAGATGGCGCTTTTGCAACAGTCGGAGAACCAGATGAAGAACCAAGAGCATCTG GCCACAGAATTGGCTGAGTTGACCTCAAAGATTTCCCTTCTGGAGGATTCCAAGAAGAAGAAAGAAGATGAGGCAAATCTGTGGCAAGAGAAG GCCACGTTGGTGCAGCAGGACCTGGAGAAGACCAAAGAAGAGCTCCGAAACAAAGTGATGGCGGCCCACGTTCAAGAGCCCATCAACACCGAGAACGAGCACGACGAGAACGACGAAAGCAGCGCGGAAGCCAGCGCCGAGTTCACGTCCGCCGCCGGGTACAAGGACCGCAGCGAGGAGGAGCGCATGACCGAGGCCGAGAAGAACGAACGTTTGCAGAAACATCTACTT GCCTTAAGCTCCGAGTTGGCCAACGCCCGAGACGAGAGCAAGAAGACGGTCAACGACATGATCCACGCGGAAAACATGCGGGCGGGCCGAGACAAGTACAAGACCCTCCGACAGATCCGCTCGGGAAACACCAAGCAGCGTATCGACGAGTTTGAATGTATGTGA
- the LOC130906469 gene encoding moesin-like isoform X2 has protein sequence MRNWSSPFSPQQQESNSLTRVLDQHKLSKDQWEERIQVWHEEHKGMMREESMMEYLKIAQDLEMYGVNYFSIKNKKGTELWLGVDALGLNIYEQNDKMTPKIGFPWSEIRNISFNDKKFVIKPIDKKAPDFVFYAPRLRINKRILSLCMGNHELYMRRRKPDTIEVQQMKAQAREEKNLKKMERALLDNEKRKREAAEKEKEKIEKEKEELMERLKQIEEQTKKAQQELEEQTLRAMELELERKRAQEEAERLEADLKGAEDAKMALLQQSENQMKNQEHLATELAELTSKISLLEDSKKKKEDEANLWQEKATLVQQDLEKTKEELRNKVMAAHVQEPINTENEHDENDESSAEASAEFTSAAGYKDRSEEERMTEAEKNERLQKHLLALSSELANARDESKKTVNDMIHAENMRAGRDKYKTLRQIRSGNTKQRIDEFECM, from the exons ATGCGGAACTGGAGTTCGCCATTCAGCCCACAACAACAGGAAAGCAACTCTTTGACCAG AGTTCTGGACCAGCACAAACTCAGCAAGGACCAGTGGGAGGAGAGGATTCAAGTATGGCACGAAGAACACAAGGGAATGATGAG AGAGGAATCCATGATGGAGTATTTAAAGATCGCCCAAGACCTGGAGATGTACGGAGTCAACTACTTCAGCATCAAAAATAAGAAAGGAACAGAGTTGTGGCTGGGAGTGGATgctttgggacttaacatctaTGAACAGAATGACAA GATGACGCCCAAAATTGGATTCCCTTGGAGCGAAATCAGGAATATCTCCTTCAATGACAAGAAATTTGTCATCAAACCCATTGACAAGAAAGCTCCA GACTTTGTATTTTATGCGCCACGGCTGCGCATCAACAAGCGAATTCTCTCTCTATGCATGGGAAACCACGAGCTGTACATGCGCCGACGCAAACCCGACACCATTGAAGTGCAGCAGATGAAGGCTCAAGCTCGAGAAGAGAAGAACCTCAAAAAGATGGAACG AGCTCTCCTGGATAACGAAAAGAGGAAAAGGGAAGCTGCGGAAAAGGAAAAGGAGAAGATCGAGAAGGAAAAAGAAGAATTAATGGAGCGGTTAAAGCAGATCGAGGAGCAAACCAAAAAGGCCCAGCAAG AGCTGGAGGAGCAAACGCTGAGAGCTATGGAGTTGGAGCTGGAGAGGAAGCGAGCGCAGGAGGAGGCGGAGCGCCTGGAGGCGGATCTCAAAGGTGCCGAAGATGCCAAGATGGCGCTTTTGCAACAGTCGGAGAACCAGATGAAGAACCAAGAGCATCTG GCCACAGAATTGGCTGAGTTGACCTCAAAGATTTCCCTTCTGGAGGATTCCAAGAAGAAGAAAGAAGATGAGGCAAATCTGTGGCAAGAGAAG GCCACGTTGGTGCAGCAGGACCTGGAGAAGACCAAAGAAGAGCTCCGAAACAAAGTGATGGCGGCCCACGTTCAAGAGCCCATCAACACCGAGAACGAGCACGACGAGAACGACGAAAGCAGCGCGGAAGCCAGCGCCGAGTTCACGTCCGCCGCCGGGTACAAGGACCGCAGCGAGGAGGAGCGCATGACCGAGGCCGAGAAGAACGAACGTTTGCAGAAACATCTACTT GCCTTAAGCTCCGAGTTGGCCAACGCCCGAGACGAGAGCAAGAAGACGGTCAACGACATGATCCACGCGGAAAACATGCGGGCGGGCCGAGACAAGTACAAGACCCTCCGACAGATCCGCTCGGGAAACACCAAGCAGCGTATCGACGAGTTTGAATGTATGTGA